In Colletotrichum destructivum chromosome 1, complete sequence, the sequence TTTGTTAGCCGCTGCTTTCACCACGAACAAGCCATATGCAGGGCTTCCATCCAACAGACTAGCGCCTCTACATCATCCGGGCCGGGGATCGACCTCCAAGCCCACCCTACTCTTGTGTGGATGGATAGGATGGTGCAGCGCCATTCCGGCTGGACGCGGGGGTGTTCCTGCAAATGCGGGGCAACGTCATTCCAAAAACCTCCAGCTGTGTCATCGTCCTTGGCTAAGCTCCCTCGTCGAGCCGACGGGCATGGGCGTGAACCCCGATGCTCTCTGCTCGCCTCTGATCAAGAGGATCGCCAACGTGGCGGGGCTATGGTCTTCTGCTGGCCTCGACCCAAATTCAAGACTCATTGTCCTCGAAGCTAGCCGCCCCAAAATGTGTTCTTTCACAAATATCGAACCGTCCCCCCCATGGTCCCGGCCTGGCCGCTTAGCGCGTTCCAGGCCCAGATTCCAGCCATGTCTCACTATGGTGCCAGGCAGGTCAGGTACACCGAACAGCGTACCACCGCCCTAACATAAAGGCTGAGCGTGTGTACTCAGAGAGCATCCATTGGTGTATGTGTACCCTAAATCCTTCTAGCCGTTTCCGGAACGCTGCTGGAGGCCAAGACACAACTGGCTGACGGCTTCCGGACTCGAgccatggccgtcgtcaGGCTCTGCCTGCTCCCACCCAAAGCGTTGAAAGTGATGCAAACAAACAAAGAACATTGCGTATGGCACAAGTACTGAACCTGCTCGTAATGCCCTGGGCCTGCAATTGCCTCATCGAGATGTGCACTCGGCCCCAAAAACACCGGCACTACTAGATCCAAGTCCGCCCAAGGCTGTGAGGCCCCAGGTCAACGCTGCAGATTCCCAGTCCAAATCACTATCTGGcagctcgtcgccctctACCGCAGCACGGCTTTCCGCTGGGCTCGGCTCGTACGTATCTTCCGGCCCCTCACCGGATTCTTCCGTgtgtcctcggcctcggcctcggtgggTGCTTCCAGACCCAGGTGGGTCCGAAGCTGTTGTTCCTTCGGCTTTCGCCTTGGATGGGGGGCTTCTGCGTCGCGTGGTTTTGGTGCTGGTGTGGCTGTACGATTCCGATTCCGGCGCTGATTTGTCGTATCCTTCCAGCAGCCTGGGCGGTGGCTGCGCATTCAAAAGATCCTTCTGGATGAACGGTGTTGCAGAGGCTAGAATGTCGTTCACATCCAACGCACGTGTTGCTGCCCATAATCCTTGGCTGGCTCCGCTGAGCAAAACGTCCCATGCCacagcagcgacgacgggaTGATCGGACGCTGATCCCAAAACCTTGCCGATCGCCGTTGTTGTCCGCTCCCATGTCGAGCGCTGCCCTTTGTCAAACGGAAGGAATCGACTGTGGCGATGGAAGTGGGCATCGGGTATGTTGTAGAGTAGGCTAAGTGCGGTCTCCTTGGCATGGAAAGCAAAACTCGCCGTAGAGACGAATCGGAAGAGCTCAATGTAGATGCCATATGCCCCATGAGGGTCGCTGTACATTGTTCCCCAGCTGATCGGGACCACTGAAGGGATAACCACGGGCGCAAACGAAAGGATTCGTCCGGTCACTGCGATCTTGGCAAAAGTCGCTGTGCCTGTCGTTGAGGGTGCCCAGTATATCAAGACATACGTGGTACAGAACGAAGCTAGGAACAAAGCCGGGTGTGGAAGCCAGTTTGCGGGTTTCGGGGGGAATAGTTTGCAATGAAGACGTCCCAGAGTCGAGTTTGGATTCGGTTGGGCAACGGTTGAAGCAGGCGTGAGGAGCAACGCCAGGTAAAACAGATTCTGGGCGAAAGACAAGCTGACGAGGTGAGCCAATGCAAGGTAGGCCCAGACAGAGGGGATGTTCCGGCGTCTTCCCTCGATGGCTAGTAACAAGCTCCATGAGATCGTCGCAAGCTCAATCTGTTGACCCCACCAGAAGCGACGAGCCTTCTCCGCGATGATCTCCAGGGCGTCCAAGTGGACTGGGGTGTCACTCAACCAGCGTCCGGGATAAACCCAAGTCGCGTTCTCGCCGGGGAAAAATCCATGATCGCCGTAAAAGCTAAGTAGATAGTGAGTGAGCTGGACAAAGAAACAAGAAGTAGACGAAACGAACCGAACTGGGGCTCCTACTCCGCGCTGATCTGCCCAGACACGATATGAAAGCTTCGCATAGCTCAAAGTCCAGTAACTTGCGAGAGACAAGCTGACGAGTGCCAGACCTGCAAAGAGGGGAGCAAGCTTTGAGCGCAGATCGATTCTTGCTCTCGTCCTTTGAGATGGCGGCTGATCATGATACGCTCTGTACAGACTTCGGACAACAGTGAAGCTAAGTGATGCAACTGCGATCGCGTGGCCACCGATCATACTCAAAGGCAGATATCTGAGGATGGTTAGATGACACGTTCTCAGTAAATTGGCTGCTGCGGCAAACGTACTTCACTTCCGGTTCTAGAGGCACCGGCGCCATGCTTTCTTGTGGCTGGTTGGCTGTCAGCTGGTCGTCGGTGAACGTTGTGATGTCGCAAGACGGGCAGTTAGAAGAAATGGCTGGCTACGTTgaagagaaggcgaagaaaaGATGTCCTGGCCTTGACGGTCAAAGGATGCAGGTGTAGCGCGCGTCATCGTCACACAGCACACTGTTTACGTTCCTTGGAAGCTCACTCGACAGCAGCTCCTGCCATTGTTGATCTCAGATTGGACCGTACAGCTACTTACATCATTCACAGCAAGTGCCGTGTCGTCATGTAGCGGTACTGGTCAGGGGTCGCTGGCGGCAAGTGGATACAGCGCTCGTGCACGGACGGATCCAAGTCCTCTGATCGGGACGGAGAAACAGAGAAGGCGAAAGCACTAGCGTAGATTCACAATCAGCCCCACCCCTCGGCGACCATAAAAATCTCTTCTCACGATGCGAGGAATAGGatttctctctttcttcacTACATTAGTATGGGTTAAACTTACACCGTCATGTGTATTTTAATTCTAATGGCGGCTCCGCTATGCGGCTTGCTGAGGGTTGTCCTGTTCTCTGTGGATTTCCTTCCGTTCCCGGCCCCCTAAATAAAACACCATGTGAACACCTTTCCTTATCAGCCGAGTACGACGACTCTACCTGGTATTTTGACTGTGGGGTGGTCTCAACATTCTTTCCAGGACTAGCTTGGATTTCGCATCTTTTCTCCATGAGACAGCCAAAAGGGTTGTGATCCGCGTCTCCCAATAAACATTTGCGCTCAAAATATCGTCGAAAGCTGAGCAGCTTGCAAGTGACGCTTAGCTGCGTCACGTTCGAAGAGCGCAGCCAATCACTGTTACGACAGCTGTAAACCGTTGCTCAGATCCTGAAGGTATTTTCGGCTTTATTCTGCAGAGTGTCAGTGTTCGTTCTCCTATCGGGCGGGCGGTCGTTTTGCATCCAGAATACACTGGCCGTGTTCACGAGAGACGACAACGCAGTAGAGCGCAGGCGATCGAATTGGGTAACAATGTAAGAGATGGCAAAATTTCGGCTTCATCAGCGACATTGCAGCATTCAAGTATGGCCAATGATCATGACTTTGGCCCAGGGCAAGGAGCGCGTCGGATTGGTAGTCTCGCTTGTTGTCAGCCATCATGGAGTACGGTATCACTCCCAGCCGACACAATCCCTTCCTTCTCATGCTTGTTTGCCTGCATATGCCTTAGACATGGCTGCCACTCCGACTGCCACGACCGTTCCTCCAAACTAGGAAAACCAGGAATACGGTGGCTACTGCAAAACCGAACGTCACAAAATGCATGGCCTGATCAGCTGTGGCCTTCCTGCAGTTGTCCAAGAGTCGGGAATATGTCAAGTCTTTGTGATGCGCGTTAACTTCCCCTACTTTAACGGTTCCCCCATTAATTAGACTTGCCATAGAGCGTTTCTAATCCAATATCGTCCTCGGGGAGGTCGCAAGTCACTCCTCGCAACCCGATGACAAAAGCCTACGTCTCCGTTAGCAGCATTCATAAGATTGAGTTTTGGCAAACGTACAATGCCACCGCCGAGTAACAAAAGTCCACAGAGAGCATCGGCAGCCATGACAGCGAGAGCTGGAATGGCATCGATGAACGCAGATGCAAAGCCCATGATAGCCACTGCCAGCCCGAAGCCGCCGGTAAATGTCCCATGCTTTGTAGTTGTCGGGGCGTCGCCAATCATCTGACCCTTGACAAGGTCGACAGATAGCCCCAGGACAACGATGGCCACGATGCCCTGAGGGACGTTCGTATCTCATCAGCCACCACGATCTCCCAGAGGGTATTCCAGTATGGAGGTGCCACGTACCTGAATGGCCCACACGCCTACAGTGATGAGATTCAGCATCTTTTCTAGTGCTTGGGATGGTGCTGATGTAGTATGTGTAAGCTGTTTATGCCCTTAGCAAGTTATTCCACTGGTTTCTTCTTATCAAGTCTCTACTCAGGATTCGAATGCGGAACAGAGGCGACAAACAACGAGATGGTGAAAATGCCGGTGTGACAAAAAGAGGAGGGACGGCATGGGCAGTTATATATATCGTAGCTCAGTCGAGGATGCGGTTGCCTCATATCATTCTGTGGCACTTAAGGCGGCACAGCAACAAGTTTTCCATCCTGCCCGAGGCTTTGTGCGACTCAAAGATTGATGTTCCTGCAGCTTTGCGCTGTAAGAAACCAGTCACAGCGGCCTGGCCTCCGGTAGTTTGCAGATCAAACGAAGATACTCTTGTTCTGACCCAAAACCGAGACTTCTCGTGGTGCCACAGACACTCTATCTCTCACCTCCCCTGGCCTCAAAGGACAATTGGGACCTCGCAGGATGCCAGCAAACAAGCGGCCTGTTTTGCTACGATGTAGTGCCCGAACCGACACCACAGGGACGAAGGTCCTGACCTCGCTGCTATCAGACCAGCATGACGAAGGTAATCAATTATATCATGTTGACACTCCAGGGGTATTTTGGAGTGTGAGAAAGAATAAGAAATGAGCGGTACTCGTCACGGCGATTAACCCGAGAGAATCAAACATAAAACGGCCGGTGACCGGGTTGACACGTCGTTGTTTGCTCCTCTAAATTTGGGATCAATGTGTGTCGTGCAAACGCTCTGGCCTGGACAAAAGGAACCGTTCTTAGACCTCAGCTTCCGCCTTGACGCAAGGTATGAGGTCGGACGCTTAGCTAATGTATGCCGCTGATCGGATACCCAAGATGACTCATCACGAGAGTTTAATGGAACGGCGCGAGTGAGGTAAGCCGGAGAATCCAAGGTCGAGACTTCCGAGAGATACCGCCGTCACCTTTCCACTGCTGCCACTGCACCGGGAACGCACGGTCCAAGTCGCGACTGGTCTGCCCAAATTTTTTCGATAGCTTCCATCATCGGCCTACTCACAAGCCCACGACTCCTGTCCGCCCATACGTCCCAATCGCGATCCCCGGCTTCATCCCATCCACCCCACGTCCATAATTTTTTTTCCCGCCATGTCGTCGCTCTGGGATACGTTTTCCGGTCGTAAGTCCTCGCagaaggacgccggcgcccctCAGACCTCTCCTGCCACTCACGAACCCACAACCACATTCAACAGCCCGCCcgcgaccaccaccactaaGTTCGACCCTTCAGCAGGATCTGGCGTCGAGTCTTTCCTTCAGAGTTCCGCTTTCGCCGACCCGGCGCAATTACATCCTCTCTCGGGTCTGAACAAGGACACTCTCGAATACCTCTCCCTCGAAGATGCGACCTTGGCCGACGCCCCTGGCCAGTCCGTCCTCCCCTCTCGGGGCTTTACCGATGATCTTTGCTACGGAACCGGTGTCACATACTTGGCGGCCCTGTCGATAGGAGGAGCCTGGGGCCTGCAGGAGGGTCTGAGGAGGTCCGTCAACCAGCCGCCGAAGCTGCGCCTCAACTCGGTGCTCAACGCTGTCACCCGCCGTGGCCCCTTCCTTGGCAACTCGGCTGGTGTCGTCGCCATTACCTACAACCTGCTGAACTCTGGTATCGGCTACTTCAGAGGGAAGCACGATgccgccaacaccatcttGGCTGGTGCGCTCAGTGGAATGGTATTCAAGAGCACACGGGGCGTGCGGCCCATGCTGATTTCCGGCGGTATCGTAGCCTCCGTGGCTGGCGCCTGGGCTGTAGGTTTCGCCTTTTCCACTCTGCTGGTCCTCCTGGCACTAATCACACTCTCAACAGGTTGTCCGCAGTACTTTcttctctgctccggagccTGCGCACTCGGAGCGCGCCGCTTTGTAATTTTATGATATAACAACACCGTCACGAATCATCTTCGATGACCACCCCGCCAATAATGAAAAGTCGATTACATCTGCGGATCACAATGGATCCCGACGACACTGCTCGCCCGATACGAGCTTCTTCTGTCTGTTGTTTGAGTAGGAAATTTAGAGCGCCTTAGAGGAGTCTTGGGCATTGTGACGGACGATCTCTCCTCTGGCGGACCCGTGTACAGTATTTTAGGAAGGAGCATTAGAAGACCGCGTCACTGGGTGGTAGTGGGCGTTCGGTACCTATCAACAAAAGTCAACAGCATCACACGTTCTTCTCATCATCTCGTGGTATTGCGACCTTGCCATAAGTCCTATCTACCTCCAAATGATGGACATGGAACCCCGCTATTATCCGGTTACACACGAGCTGCTGCTATCACCAGACGCCACTCCAGATAATTAATTATTGATGACCCTTACACAAACCATTCAGGACTAGTCGAAGCATCTTCCGTCGGCGCGGTTGTAATACAATGCGATTCCACCAAGACGTGTAGGGTCAGTACCACACTATCCACTGATTCCATTCGCCAAGTTGAGTTCAGTCTTCCTCCGTCATGTCTTCGTCTTGGAGACTTTCAGTCCATTCTGCAGCTACtgcgagcttgtcgagatTACCATTCTCGTCGATCAAATCTTCCATGTTCAATGTCCATTCGGTAGGTTCCGACGTTGGAGTTTCCAGAGGGTCCCTCACCTCCATTGCTTGAATATCGGGCAGTACCTTTTTCAGTTTTGTTTGCCAAAGCTGTGCTACGTTAGCAAACCACTTTGCTTATGGGCTGAGAACGGTTGACCAACTTTGAACATGGCAACATCCTTTCCCTCCACCTGACCTAGTGTCTTCATCTTACGAAAGGCGTCTACGCCGTCGAGTACAGTTAAATGCTCCTAGCTTTCTGAGCTGTTAATCGCTTGGCTAGGCTCGACAATTTTGTACACCCAAACGTCTTTCTGGGCATTGAGATCCCGAAGCCACGTCTGATAGAAGGTAGCCACAGCCTTGCGCGGCGGTGGGGGCTGAGACTGAAGGACCTTGTTGATTCTGGCAAGATAGTGTTCCTGAGCTGACGTCCAACCATGGTTCTTCAAAACTGTCATGGAGGTATAGCTCGCATCTGCTTGTCTCACAAAGGCATCGAAGCCAGTCCATTGTGGCCACATCGACCTCTCTGACACTGATACATCTTTCCCTGTAATACCAAGGTTGACAAGGATGACGCTGAAACACTCGCTGGCAAGAAATGGGGAGGCATGGAATGTCGACAGCTTGATCTGTGCAACATGTTGAGCCTGTTTTGCGGAGGTCAGCAAGATAACATGCTTGATTGGGGACGACAAGTGGGTGTGTTTTCGGACCTTCTCTTTTAGCCAGAGGCCGTTGCGGATCGATTGGACTTGGCCCTTGGGCTTTCTGTTGTTCACGAACTCGAAGTAATCACTTGTTATAATCGGAAGCTCGTCCTCAGACGCGTCATTGTCAATCTCCTGATCCAGGAAATCGTGAAGGGCCAAAAGCTGGTGGTCTGACAATGATTGAATCGATGATTGCAGATTGTTGTGTCGTGCGTTTAGGGAACCCTCATAATGCTTTCTTTCATCAGGTAACGGGGTCGAGACGTCGTTAGGCAAGAAAAAGTACCCGCCGAGCTCGTGGGAAACGTGAATACCTCCTCCGAGAGATGACCAGGGCTTATTTTCGTGCAACTGGACCTGCCGCGACCTTGCTCGCATGTTGTCCAGCTCAAGCTCGACAAATCTGTCTGCAAGTGTTCGCATTTCCTGGTTCATTGCGACGGTTGTGTCGTATTAGAGAACAATAATGACAAAATGTGGCGATGCTGACCAAGGAAGGGGTGGGTTCAAGTAGGGAGATGATGGTATATTTGTAGGTTGAGTGATAGATGCCTGGTGAGGATGTCGTTTGGTTTGAGGACCAACGTCCAGCTCTTTTCCCAAGGCAGGTGCCTCTGAAATAGGCAGTCTAGCAAGGTCGAATCCGCCGGCTGCCGTAGCCTCGGTGACAACTTCACTtccatcatcttctcccaGTCCAAACCTCCAATTAACCGTCGATCAGTCAAATACATTTACGACCAGGCGCCCTGCTCTCCACGCACACCTATATCACGTGTTGTCAAAATGTGTGGATGTTGGCCATTCTCAAACGCCCactacgacgacgaagatCCGCCCGTTGTTTATCGACACATGTGGGACGGCCAGAAATATGTCATGGAGCTTGTAAGTCAGACATTTCCTATTGTTGTTTGTTTTCTCCTTGTTGTGTTGTCTGGTCTCTCAGGTCTCTGTTTGGTGGTAAGTAAGATCATGCCTGGGCACTGGTGACAGTCCACTCAACCCCGCCAGCCCCTTTCCACGATACCTGTTCTTTGGACGCCTCGACAACCGCTCTCACGGCCTCACTGGGATAATCAGCTAGTGTAAGCCGTAGGTACCAAGCCGCAGAAGGTCTTGATGCGGCTGAGTGAAGGGACAAAAGGGGTTATCGTGATGGATCAGTCCTCTAATCTCATCTTCTCTCTTCCAAACCCATCCTTCCATCAACCTCGCTTTGTGTCCATCCGGCTCGGGGATGAGACACGAGGTGAAAGAAATCATCTCAACAGGTTTTTCATTCGTCAAAGACTACTGGCTCCTAGGACTTGAAGCCATAGGCTGGACTACTGGATTGGATTTTCCTCCTCCAAACAAAATAAAACCAACAACTGCAGGAGAAACAACTACCACACCTATTCTCAGTCGAAAAACTGCAAAAGTCGACATGAAGTCCCCCAAGATCAAGTCGGCTGCCAAGAACACCGGCCCTCGCCAGGTGCGCTTCAAGGACAACAGCGGTGGTAGCGATGGCTCTTTCCCAATCACCCAGGGAACAGCCCCCTCGACAGCTCCTGCCTTCAGCGGCCCAGACATTGACCACGGTGAAGACGACGGTGTTTTTATCCACACATCTACCAATCCCTCCGCCTCTGTCAACCTTGGCCACAAATTTCCTGCTGCCTTTCCTCCCTTCGCTCAGTCGCCTCACCTTCACGGCAACCCATTCATCCCCCACAACTCGATTCATCCCGGCTTCGTTCACGAAACAAACGCCTTCGCACCATTTGCAAAATACAACCCGTACGGCCTTCAAGGTCTTCCTACCAACATGGCCGACTACCAGAACGTCGGTCCTCCTGCCGGCGGACTTCACTTCCAGCCGCCCGTCCCGGACACCACTCACGGTGTTATGCAGCACGTCTACGTGCCTCGCTTCGACAACGGCATGCCTCCCGGCGCTGTCTATCATGTCGGTGTCCCTCAAGCCCAAGTCTTCCCGCTGACTTCTCTTGTTGCTCCAAGCGCCGCCCCAGTCATGCTCGGCACGCCTCTTGTTCTTGTCCATCAGTACTATGCAAGTCAACAATAACCCATACGCGTGTACTGTcagaggccgccgacggctctTGAACCGAGTGGTTCATGACCGTCTGAACACCCGATCTTTGTCGTCGACTCTGGCGTCCCATACTCATCCCGGCTTTGATTCGTCTTGATTTTCTTTTCAGAGCAATGTGCTGACTTTGAACTTTTAGCAGCATCCTGCCAACAACGTCACGTATATTGGCCAAGGCCCCGCGAACCCTCAGTTCATCATGGCCCAGCAGCCAGTCATGCAGCCCGGAATGGCAATTCCCCAGCAGCCCATCATGCTCCAGGCCCCCCCTGTTGCCATGAACGGTCCTCCCATGTTTCAGGGCGTTCATCCCATGGGCATGCAGATGCCGGGCTGCGGTGGTGTTCCGGTTTTCGCAGGTAAtgctcatcttcctcctgATGTCACGGGATTTGGCAGAACCGCTGGCGAAATCGCCGTGGAGCAAGCTCAGTTTGCCCATGCAAATGGTCTCTTTGAGCCCCAGGACTTCAAgcccgccgatgacgacccGTCACGCTACTATCCAGTTCGAGAGGTTGACGGTAACTGGACCCAGCGCAACCGTTTCACTATTGACAACCTTGGTGACTGCCGCTGGTATGTCACCACCGAGGGCTACTTCTACGCCGTCCGTCTGCCCAACTAGAGAAGTCTCTTGGAGCAGGTAAGCAAGCCCTGATTGAAAGGGTCGTCAGCATGACGTGCTTATACCAATATCCGACATAGGTTATCGGGttgagagaagagaaggccTGACGGCTTTCGACGCTACTTTGACATTTACTTGCTTGTAAGCTTCAAATTCATGACCAAGAGACATCCGAGGCTAACAGTGGTAGATGCGTTTCGCTCTCTGACACTCTGACCTGCCGGGCCCCGCGTTCCTACCGCAGTTCCCTCAAGGGCATTCCATTATCACCTCTCGATTCACCAAAGTAAGGCCGCCCGAGCTCAGGTGTACTTTCCGCAAAGCTAACAAGGCATCAGAAGTTATTAACTGCAGGAATCGGTCTTGTTCTACGGAACCCCCCAGTAGAATTGCTATTCGGGAATAAAGAGGTAGACGCTGGATGGATGTGATGGGGGCTTGGAGGGCCATTATTTCTTATGTTCACAGACCAGACAGCACTTTTGATGATCAAGCCGTCCAGTTGAACTCATTTGGTCGAAAGTTGAGGCAGGTTTCGGTAGGTGGCTTGGATGTTGGTCAACATTTCTGACCAGAAGGCCGTCTTGATCTTTCTGGAGAAGTTAGGAAGACAGACCTCTTGCACCGACCCTAACCTGATAGCGCACCAAACGTAAACCCGCTACGACCCTGAATACTGAAAAATCAAACCCGATGCATGAGTGATCTTATGTTAGTGAGATACATTCCATTCTCATGTCAACGACCAATTTAGATAGGGTGTCATCAGTCGCTTGGAATTTCCGCCCAAGGCCAACGAGAGAGAATGGCACGAGCGACGCAGGAACAAGAAGGCTTGGGTTCTTTCCCAATTTGATAAACTAGAAATTTAATCTTACCTTCACCTTCTTCCTTCCACGTTAGACCaatcttcctttcctttACAGCCACTCA encodes:
- a CDS encoding Putative Marvel domain-containing protein; translation: MLNLITVGVWAIQGIVAIVVLGLSVDLVKGQMIGDAPTTTKHGTFTGGFGLAVAIMGFASAFIDAIPALAVMAADALCGLLLLGGGIKRSMASLINGGTVKVGEVNAHHKDLTYSRLLDNCRKATADQAMHFVTFGFAVATVFLVFLVWRNGRGSRSGSHV